The following proteins are co-located in the Silene latifolia isolate original U9 population chromosome 1, ASM4854445v1, whole genome shotgun sequence genome:
- the LOC141619247 gene encoding NAC domain-containing protein 60-like isoform X1, translated as MPSMLRIDNKFEMERVVNNSSIPPYKKTGVRMEEVEGKIAAPSSMFPGFRFSPTDEELILYYLHNKIHGFDNSVQVIPLVDICKFEPWDLPAKAIIKSDQEWFFFSPRGKKYPNGSQSKRATEIGYWKATGKERAVKSGSNVIGTKRTLVFHIGRAPKGERTEWTMHEYCMIGNTQDGLVVCRLRKKCDSHMNDGSSSGHNNNLEPNSSAMSNSVTNSGCGLDPLNNNERNKTIQSSHASHSVEQFDSASEANWKTKDEMLQHQSFTNHTKYENFSYEDDLYAEILNDNIVQLDECPPTSSMVSTTTTVAIIPRVYRQPGHPSLARSYPTFQGTSNRRIRLRKMRRLSPHKEETEEQSDENMIASPTLERSLRRSMLGGPMRLRIRGGYNRLYVVLITIAMVIMFLSYGTNPAGLVPYTKTPPWHVVSTSTV; from the exons ATGCCGTCGATGTTAAGGATCGACAATAAATTTGAGATGGAGAGAGTAGTTAACAATAGTTCGATACCGCCTTACAAAAAAACCGGTGTAAGAATGGAGGAGGTAGAAGGGAAAATAGCAGCACCGTCGTCAATGTTTCCGGGATTTAGATTTAGTCCAACTGATGAAGAGTTGATATTGTATTACCTCCATAATAAGATCCATGGGTTTGATAATTCTGTTCAAGTTATTCCTCTTGTTGATATTTGTAAATTTGAGCCTTGGGATTTGCCTG CCAAAGCTATTATCAAATCGGATCAAGAATGGTTTTTCTTTTCGCCCCGTGGAAAGAAGTACCCAAATGGATCGCAAAGTAAAAGGGCCACCGAAATTGGCTATTGGAAAGCTACTGGGAAGGAGCGTGCAGTCAAGTCAGGTTCAAATGTGATTGGAACAAAACGAACTTTGGTATTCCACATTGGTCGTGCTCCCAAAGGGGAAAGAACGGAGTGGACTATGCATGAGTATTGTATGATCGGAAATACTCAG GATGGTTTGGTGGTTTGTCGCCTTAGGAAGAAATGCGATTCTCACATGAATGATGGTTCTAGCAGTGGACATAATAATAATCTCGAGCCAAATTCTTCAGCGATGAGTAATAGCGTAACAAATTCAGGGTGTGGTTTGGACCctctaaataacaatgaaaggaACAAAACGATTCAAAGTAGTCATGCTTCCCATTCGGTGGAGCAGTTTGATTCTGCATCAGAGGCAAATTGGAAGACTAAAGATGAGATGTTGCAGCATCAATCTTTCACTAATCACACTAAG TATGAGAACTTCAGCTATGAAGATGATCTATATGCTGAAATACTGAACGATAACATCGTTCAGTTAGATGAATGTCCACCAACTTCATCTATGGTGTCTACTACCACTACGGTGGCTATAATCCCGCGCGTCTATAGGCAGCCAGGCCATCCTAGCTTAGCACGGTCATATCCTACTTTTCAGGGTACTTCAAATAGAAGGATAAGGTTGCGAAAAATGAGGCGACTGAGCCCTCACAAGGAGGAAACAGAGGAGCAGTCGGACGAAAACATGATTGCTAGCCCAACCTTGGAGCGATCTTTGAGGAGAAGTATGTTGGGAGGGCCGATGAGGCTACGGATTCGTGGCGGTTACAATCGTCTGTATGTAGTCCTGATAACGATAGCTATGGTGATCATGTTTCTTAGCTATGGCACTAATCCTGCTGGACTCGTCCCCTATACGAAAACGCCGCCATGGCATGTAGTGTCAACTTCTACAGTTTGA
- the LOC141619247 gene encoding uncharacterized protein LOC141619247 isoform X2, which yields MPSMLRIDNKFEMERVVNNSSIPPYKKTGVRMEEVEGKIAAPSSMFPGFRFSPTDEELILYYLHNKIHGFDNSVQVIPLVDICKFEPWDLPAKAIIKSDQEWFFFSPRGKKYPNGSQSKRATEIGYWKATGKERAVKSGSNVIGTKRTLVFHIGRAPKGERTEWTMHEYCMIGNTQDGLVVCRLRKKCDSHMNDGSSSGHNNNLEPNSSAMSNSVTNSGCGLDPLNNNERNKTIQSSHASHSVEQFDSASEANWKTKDEMLQHQSFTNHTKGTSNRRIRLRKMRRLSPHKEETEEQSDENMIASPTLERSLRRSMLGGPMRLRIRGGYNRLYVVLITIAMVIMFLSYGTNPAGLVPYTKTPPWHVVSTSTV from the exons ATGCCGTCGATGTTAAGGATCGACAATAAATTTGAGATGGAGAGAGTAGTTAACAATAGTTCGATACCGCCTTACAAAAAAACCGGTGTAAGAATGGAGGAGGTAGAAGGGAAAATAGCAGCACCGTCGTCAATGTTTCCGGGATTTAGATTTAGTCCAACTGATGAAGAGTTGATATTGTATTACCTCCATAATAAGATCCATGGGTTTGATAATTCTGTTCAAGTTATTCCTCTTGTTGATATTTGTAAATTTGAGCCTTGGGATTTGCCTG CCAAAGCTATTATCAAATCGGATCAAGAATGGTTTTTCTTTTCGCCCCGTGGAAAGAAGTACCCAAATGGATCGCAAAGTAAAAGGGCCACCGAAATTGGCTATTGGAAAGCTACTGGGAAGGAGCGTGCAGTCAAGTCAGGTTCAAATGTGATTGGAACAAAACGAACTTTGGTATTCCACATTGGTCGTGCTCCCAAAGGGGAAAGAACGGAGTGGACTATGCATGAGTATTGTATGATCGGAAATACTCAG GATGGTTTGGTGGTTTGTCGCCTTAGGAAGAAATGCGATTCTCACATGAATGATGGTTCTAGCAGTGGACATAATAATAATCTCGAGCCAAATTCTTCAGCGATGAGTAATAGCGTAACAAATTCAGGGTGTGGTTTGGACCctctaaataacaatgaaaggaACAAAACGATTCAAAGTAGTCATGCTTCCCATTCGGTGGAGCAGTTTGATTCTGCATCAGAGGCAAATTGGAAGACTAAAGATGAGATGTTGCAGCATCAATCTTTCACTAATCACACTAAG GGTACTTCAAATAGAAGGATAAGGTTGCGAAAAATGAGGCGACTGAGCCCTCACAAGGAGGAAACAGAGGAGCAGTCGGACGAAAACATGATTGCTAGCCCAACCTTGGAGCGATCTTTGAGGAGAAGTATGTTGGGAGGGCCGATGAGGCTACGGATTCGTGGCGGTTACAATCGTCTGTATGTAGTCCTGATAACGATAGCTATGGTGATCATGTTTCTTAGCTATGGCACTAATCCTGCTGGACTCGTCCCCTATACGAAAACGCCGCCATGGCATGTAGTGTCAACTTCTACAGTTTGA